A single genomic interval of Paralichthys olivaceus isolate ysfri-2021 chromosome 7, ASM2471397v2, whole genome shotgun sequence harbors:
- the rassf10a gene encoding ras association domain-containing protein 10 → MEPEEGKISVWVCREEKLVSGLTKRTTCADVVKVLLEDQNLQQGSSAAMLSGSPQSYCVVEKWRGFERMLPNKTKILRLWSAWGDEQENVRFVLVKTDASLPNNGPRSAEARVVQSRESGGPSAGLKGTAKSCWTAAAAAANLSQEKQRRIVRKAFRKLDKMNKKKEQTVCKDKGSVEKMETLVHLVISQDHTIRQQVQRIKELDREIERYETKVHFDRIQRHGVNYVQDTYMVDAVADTAAAAAGSDCQDARCTAEALAQFEEYARRCEEVVRLQEELTEREALVECITGEIQEELNRRWMTRRREERGAEAAQEDTEDAAVEMSLAASAAPAVETDVESLPENEVLLEEERIKTQLDTSLYIGLRLKTDLDSIRGDLDLSLALWETKESELLDLLARVESMDMEQVDATVGDGAEEELGAGGADTEAAPSEKSSGWVEQARGLSKACNTNDDDSDTGLSSMHSQDSDNPPVCESLV, encoded by the coding sequence ATGGAACCGGAGGAGGGGAAGATCTCCGTGTGGGTATGCCGGGAGGAGAAGCTGGTCTCCGGCCTGACGAAGCGAACCACCTGTGCCGACGTGGTGAAGGTTCTGCTGGAGGACCAGAACCTGCAACAGGGCAGCTCCGCCGCGATGCTGTCCGGTTCCCCGCAGTCCTACTGCGTGGTGGAGAAGTGGCGGGGCTTCGAGAGGATGCTACCGAACAAGACCAAGATCCTGCGGCTGTGGAGCGCCTGGGGAGACGAGCAGGAGAACGTCCGCTTCGTCCTGGTGAAGACCGACGCGTCGCTGCCCAACAACGGGCCCCGCAGCGCCGAGGCCCGGGTGGTCCAGAGCCGGGAGAGCGGGGGTCCGAGCGCAGGGCTGAAGGGCACCGCCAAGAGCTGCTGGACCGCCGCGGCCGCCGCAGCCAACCTGTCCCAGGAGAAGCAGAGGCGCATCGTCCGGAAGGCTTTCAGGAAGCTGGACAAGATGAACAAGAAGAAGGAGCAGACTGTGTGTAAAGACAAGGGCTCCGTGGAGAAGATGGAGACGCTGGTGCACCTGGTGATCTCCCAGGATCACACCATCCGGCAGCAGGTCCAGAGGATCAAGGAGCTGGACCGAGAGATCGAGCGCTACGAGACCAAAGTGCACTTCGACCGCATCCAGAGACACGGGGTGAACTATGTGCAGGACACATACATGGTGGACGCAGTGGCGGACaccgctgctgccgccgctggGTCGGACTGTCAGGACGCGCGGTGCACGGCGGAGGCGCTGGCGCAGTTCGAGGAGTACGCGCGCCGCTGCGAGGAGGTGGtgcggctgcaggaggagctgacGGAGCGGGAGGCGCTGGTGGAGTGCATCACCGGGGAGATCCAGGAGGAGCTGAACCGGCGCTGGATGACGCGGCGgcgggaggagagaggagcggaGGCCGCGCAGGAGGACACGGAGGACGCTGCGGTGGAGATGAGCCTCGCCGCGTCTGCCGCTCCAGCTGTGGAGACAGATGTGGAGAGTCTGCCCGAGAACGAGgtcctgctggaggaggagaggatcaaAACGCAGCTGGACACGAGTCTGTACATCGGCCTGAGACTGAAGACAGACCTGGACTCCATCAGGGGGGACTTGGACCTGAGTCTGGCACTCTGGGAGACCAAGGAGAGCGAGCTGCTGGACCTGCTGGCCCGAGTGGAGAGCATGGACATGGAGCAGGTGGACGCCACGGTGGGCGATGGTGCTGAGGAGGAGCTGGGGGCAGGGGGCGCTGACACTGAAGCTGCACCCTCAGAGAAGAGCAGCGGCTGGGTGGAGCAGGCCAGAGGTCTGTCCAAGGCCTGCAACACCAACGACGACGACTCGGACACAGGCCTGAGCTCCATGCACAGCCAGGACTCTGATAACCCTCCTGTGTGCGAGTCGCTGGTGTAA